One segment of Gloeocapsa sp. DLM2.Bin57 DNA contains the following:
- a CDS encoding ammonium transporter: MVNRGKTTNGDWFSSLKKILPSYWLACIPLVAIIIVVWNTAVLAQDGDELTLEQIQGNLNAIWVLIAAILVIFMNAGFGMLETGFCRQKNAVNILTKNLIVFAIATIGYWAIGFSLMFGSGSPFIGLGGWFLSGEPATYGLDPFPAGLPIPVFFLFQAAFAGTAATIVSGAVAERIKFVDFLIFSVIITAISYPITGHWVWGEGGWLGGLGFEDFAGSTVVHSVGGWAALAGAAILGPREGKYRDGRINAIPGHNMSIATLGCLILWIGWFGFNPGSELAANESVAFIAVTTNLAAAAGGIAATFTSWFKDGKPDLSMVINGILAGLVGITAGCDGVNYWGAVIIGIIAGIIVVFSVGFFDSIKIDDPVGATSVHLGCGIWGTLAVGLFNTETGLFFGGGIQQLINQIIGVVAIGAFTVIVSVIVWMILKSSMGLRVTPEEEIEGLDIGEHGMEAYSGFVKESDVLATSFGASISGSEDLTSSLD; this comes from the coding sequence ATGGTCAATAGAGGCAAAACAACTAACGGAGATTGGTTCAGTAGTCTCAAAAAAATTTTACCATCTTACTGGTTAGCCTGTATTCCTCTAGTAGCAATTATTATAGTTGTTTGGAATACAGCAGTACTAGCCCAAGATGGAGACGAGTTAACCCTAGAACAAATACAGGGAAATCTCAACGCAATCTGGGTTCTGATTGCCGCAATTTTGGTAATTTTCATGAACGCTGGTTTCGGAATGCTAGAAACAGGGTTCTGTCGTCAAAAAAACGCGGTCAATATTCTCACTAAAAACCTGATTGTCTTCGCCATCGCTACTATTGGTTACTGGGCGATCGGCTTTTCCCTGATGTTTGGTTCAGGAAGTCCTTTTATCGGCTTAGGAGGCTGGTTTCTCTCGGGTGAGCCTGCTACCTACGGCTTAGATCCATTTCCCGCGGGTTTACCTATACCCGTATTTTTCCTCTTCCAAGCAGCCTTTGCCGGAACAGCGGCTACTATTGTTTCTGGTGCGGTTGCCGAGAGAATCAAATTTGTAGATTTTTTGATCTTTAGCGTAATTATTACCGCCATATCCTACCCCATTACAGGACATTGGGTTTGGGGTGAAGGTGGTTGGTTAGGGGGTTTAGGGTTTGAAGATTTTGCTGGCTCTACCGTAGTACACTCTGTAGGTGGTTGGGCTGCCTTAGCAGGAGCAGCTATTTTAGGACCTAGAGAAGGTAAATATAGAGATGGTCGCATTAATGCTATTCCAGGTCATAATATGAGTATCGCTACCCTAGGCTGTCTCATTCTCTGGATTGGTTGGTTTGGCTTTAATCCTGGTTCAGAATTAGCAGCTAACGAAAGCGTAGCTTTTATCGCTGTTACCACTAACTTAGCTGCTGCAGCTGGCGGTATAGCGGCTACCTTTACCTCTTGGTTTAAAGACGGTAAACCAGACTTATCTATGGTGATTAACGGTATCCTCGCTGGGTTAGTTGGTATCACCGCAGGTTGTGATGGTGTTAACTATTGGGGAGCAGTAATTATCGGTATCATTGCTGGTATTATCGTCGTTTTCTCTGTCGGCTTTTTTGATAGTATCAAAATTGATGACCCTGTAGGTGCAACCTCTGTACACTTAGGTTGTGGAATTTGGGGAACTCTCGCTGTGGGTTTATTCAATACCGAAACCGGTTTATTCTTTGGTGGTGGTATTCAACAACTGATTAATCAAATCATCGGTGTCGTTGCTATTGGTGCTTTTACAGTTATCGTTAGTGTGATTGTCTGGATGATTTTAAAATCAAGCATGGGTTTACGCGTTACTCCCGAAGAAGAAATCGAAGGTTTAGATATCGGTGAACACGGTATGGAAGCTTATAGCGGTTTTGTTAAAGAGTCAGACGTCTTAGCTACTAGTTTTGGAGCTAGCATTAGTGGTTCTGAAGATTTAACCAGTTCTCTCGATTAA
- a CDS encoding alpha/beta fold hydrolase gives MQEQNLTIGQLTWYLRETKLTNSQPPVILLHGIPSHGYTWRGILPELAKEGFRAIAPDWIGFGASSKPSQREFSYTREAYLQAFTALLDTLNLEKVSLVVQGFLPSVGIEYALKYPEKIHRLIILNTPITKNAKLPWIMQQWTIPLAGEMLTQDPLLVDRTLEKGSGFVIEEEDLNKYRQPFLKSSAAGRSLIAATKNLQLNQSLAIIESGLATWTKPTLILWGMLDPWLDSSAIATLAASNSYLEFRQLPEAKHYPQEHWVKEITPIMLNFLKRESLNQD, from the coding sequence ATACAAGAACAAAATCTAACCATCGGTCAATTAACTTGGTATCTACGAGAAACAAAACTAACTAATTCTCAACCTCCAGTAATTCTACTCCATGGAATCCCTTCCCATGGTTATACTTGGCGAGGTATTTTACCAGAATTAGCTAAAGAAGGATTTAGGGCGATCGCCCCTGATTGGATCGGGTTTGGTGCATCAAGTAAACCGAGTCAGCGGGAGTTTTCCTATACCAGAGAGGCTTATCTTCAAGCTTTTACTGCATTATTAGATACCCTTAATCTAGAGAAAGTCTCCCTAGTAGTTCAAGGTTTTCTCCCTTCGGTAGGAATTGAATACGCCCTTAAATACCCTGAGAAGATACATCGTTTAATTATCCTGAATACTCCTATTACCAAAAATGCTAAATTACCGTGGATAATGCAACAGTGGACGATTCCCTTAGCAGGAGAAATGTTAACTCAAGATCCTCTCTTGGTGGATCGTACCTTAGAAAAAGGTAGCGGGTTTGTGATAGAAGAAGAAGATTTAAATAAATACCGTCAACCCTTTCTGAAAAGTTCCGCAGCAGGGCGATCGCTGATTGCTGCGACCAAAAACCTGCAACTCAATCAATCTTTAGCTATAATAGAATCAGGTCTAGCTACTTGGACTAAACCAACATTGATTCTGTGGGGAATGTTAGATCCTTGGTTAGACAGTAGCGCGATCGCCACCTTAGCAGCAAGTAATAGTTATCTCGAATTTAGACAACTACCCGAAGCTAAACATTATCCCCAAGAACATTGGGTTAAGGAAATTACACCGATTATGCTTAACTTTTTGAAACGTGAATCCTTGAATCAAGATTAG
- a CDS encoding DUF4388 domain-containing protein gives MQLNGYLSQYSLPEIFQLVEQGQKTGRLSLYYNISNQNHSHYIWFNNGEIVAAANQLNQEGLASLIEERKWLKKEIIQTIARICASDTPLGLYLKSQNLLNAEQLKILFYIQVMRQVCELFKLKEAKFDFTSNTNLPMAEMTGLSNQVTEVTLEGLRVLKDWTVLAEKLPVPTSGLRSIINGYPRLNINNLESRVWEYTDGKTSLSKISQQLNLTIEQVQQIAFRLIMVNLAQEVPMLLTPPVTEQIKLPSESSEADTKSTLSKSFVEDLLSFLGNFQ, from the coding sequence ATGCAACTTAATGGGTATTTATCACAATATTCTCTCCCTGAAATATTTCAACTAGTGGAACAGGGACAAAAAACAGGTAGATTAAGTCTATACTACAATATTAGCAACCAAAATCATAGCCATTATATTTGGTTTAATAATGGTGAAATCGTCGCCGCTGCTAATCAATTAAACCAGGAGGGGTTAGCATCACTGATTGAAGAGAGAAAATGGCTAAAAAAAGAAATTATTCAAACAATTGCTAGAATTTGTGCTAGTGATACTCCTCTTGGTTTGTATCTGAAATCTCAAAACTTACTTAACGCAGAACAATTAAAAATTCTCTTCTATATCCAAGTTATGCGTCAGGTGTGCGAGTTATTTAAACTTAAAGAGGCAAAATTTGATTTTACTAGTAATACTAACCTCCCTATGGCGGAAATGACAGGATTGAGTAACCAAGTCACAGAAGTTACTCTAGAAGGTTTAAGAGTCTTAAAAGATTGGACTGTTTTAGCAGAAAAACTACCTGTACCAACATCAGGTTTACGCAGTATAATTAATGGTTATCCTAGATTAAATATTAATAATTTAGAATCCAGAGTCTGGGAATATACCGACGGGAAAACCTCTCTAAGTAAAATATCTCAACAATTAAATTTAACCATTGAACAAGTACAACAAATCGCTTTCCGTTTAATTATGGTTAATTTAGCTCAAGAAGTACCTATGCTCTTGACTCCTCCGGTTACTGAACAAATTAAATTACCTTCGGAATCTTCAGAAGCAGATACTAAGTCAACTCTGAGTAAATCTTTCGTCGAAGACTTGCTTAGTTTTTTGGGTA